In the Brachyhypopomus gauderio isolate BG-103 chromosome 4, BGAUD_0.2, whole genome shotgun sequence genome, one interval contains:
- the kcnq2a gene encoding potassium voltage-gated channel, KQT-like subfamily, member 2a isoform X4 yields MVKKPANGEVCHPSPGDKKLKVGFVGFDPGAAETNRDGALLIAGSETPKQSIILCRPRSSISDGRRARKKNGGYRKLQNFLYNALERPRGWAFIYHAYVFLLVFSCLVLSVFATIKEFKKNSESALYILEIVTIVVFGVEYIIRMWAAGCCCRYRGWRGRLKFARKPFCIIDIMVLCASLSVLAAGSQGNVFATSAIRSLRFLQILRMLRMDRRAGTWKLLGSVIYAHSKELITAWYIGFLCLILASFLVYSVEKDDNAEMFETYADALWWGLITLTTIGYGDKFPITWYGRLIAATFSMIGVAFFALPAGILGSGFALKVQEQHRQKHFEKRRNPAASLIQTAWRFYATNLSRTDLVSTWAFYEETISIPLYRKDSQPEPSPSRKMSIKEKVFHSPSKNAGGKETKSPGPEDAVGDSPSKVQKSWNLLERKNSKHSFKFKEGARQTNEVLIEMQDEDFGMKNSPAIAGLIKASLPEECGDDKPYVFLQELSPALKATIRSICIMQFMVSKRRFKESLRPYDVMDVIEQYSAGHMDMLARIKNLQSRIDLILGPPAPSTPRHKKVDQIVGKGTLSGDKEMADDFSMLGRLHKVEKQVGGMDRKLDFLVNVYTTRLGIPRSETEAFLGFKIPEPAPPYHSPEEKSEKAQDDKEDKTTSVAEPTSGQCRPSTSWQQQHSTQPLAVPLWNSSRGVSPAGTDDPSLYRLPPPPGLDCGENGRVRRPRRLRPQPGIESDTSVSIPSVDHEELERSFSGFSISQAREEYNLPPVSMRFYRGGEGITHTPVRPYLAEAESDTDSDLYSPVAPSISFTGEGVFGDRSWSGLK; encoded by the exons ATGGTGAAAAAACCTGCTAACGGTGAAGTTTGCCACCCTTCGCCAGGGGATAAAAAATTGAAAGTCGGGTTTGTTGGATTCGACCCCGGGGCTGCGGAGACGAACCGAGACGGGGCACTACTCATAGCCGGTTCCGAGACTCCGAAACAAAGCATCATTTTATGTAGACCACGCTCCAGCATATCCGATGGACGAAGGGCTCGTAAAAAAAACGGAGGCTATCGAAAGCTGCAAAATTTTCTTTACAACGCGCTGGAAAGACCCCGGGGCTGGGCGTTCATTTACCATGCATATGT CTTTCTGCTGGTGTTCTCCTGTCTTGTCCTCTCCGTGTTTGCTACTATAAAAGAATTCAAAAAAAACTCTGAGAGTGCCTTGTACATTCTG GAAATAGTGACCATcgtggtgtttggtgtggagTACATCATTCGAATGTGGGCTGCTGGCTGCTGCTGTCGCTACAGAGGATGGAGAGGAAGGTTGAAATTCGCTCGAAAGCCCTTCTGCATTATAG ACATCATGGTGCTGTGCGCCTCCCTGTCCGTGTTGGCCGCCGGCTCACAGGGGAACGTGTTCGCCACATCCGCCATACGAAGCTTGAGGTTCCTCCAGATCCTCCGTATGCTACGCATGGACCGTCGAGCAGGCACATGGAAACTGCTGGGATCTGTGATCTATGCGCacagcaag GAGCTCATCACTGCTTGGTACATTGGTTTCCTCTGTCTCATCCTGGCCTCTTTCCTGGTCTACTCAGTGGAGAAGGATGATAACGCGGAAATGTTTGAGACCTATGCTGACGCCCTCTGGTGGGGGTTG ATCACTTTGACCACTATTGGCTATGGGGACAAGTTTCCCATCACATGGTATGGACGTCTGATTGCTGCAACCTTTAGCATGATCGGTGTGGCTTTCTTTGCGCTCCCAGCG gGTATTCTAGGATCAGGGTTTGCCTTGAAGGTGCAGGAGCAGCACAGGCAGAAGCACTTTGAGAAGCGACGGAACCCTGCTGCAAGCCTTATTCAG ACTGCCTGGAGATTTTATGCAACGAACCTCTCACGAACCGATCTGGTGTCAACCTGGGCATTCTATGAAGAAACTATTTCAATCCCACTCTACAG gaAGGACAGTCAGCCTGAACCTTCTCCCAG CCGTAAGATGAGCATAAAAGAAAAAGTGTTCCACAGCCCCTCTAAGAATGCAGGGGGTAAGGAGACAAAATCACCTGGACCAGAAGACGCGGTAGGGGACAGTCCTAGCAAAGTGCAAAAAAGCTGGAACCTCCTGGAGCGGAAAAACTCCAAACATTCATTCAAGTTCAAAGAAGGTGCCCGCCAAACCAACGAAG tgctgaTTGAGATGCAGGATGAAGACTTCGGAATGAAGAACTCTCCAG CAATTGCGGGGTTGATCA AGGCAAGTCTCCCTGAGGAATGTGGAGATGATAAACCCTATGTTTTTCTGCAAGAGCTGTCTCCTGCTTTGAAGGCAACCATAAGATCAATCTG CATCATGCAATTTATGGTGtctaagaggaggtttaaagAGAGCTTGAGGCCTTATGACGTTATGGATGTGATAGAGCAGTATTCTGCAGGCCATATGGACATGTTGGCCCGCATCAAGAACCTGCAGTCCAG GATAGATTTGATTTTGGGCCCCCCTGCCCCTTCGACCCCTCGCCATAAGAA GGTGGACCAGATAGTAGGGAAGGGAACATTGTCTGGGGATAAGGAAATGGCAGATGATTTCAGCATGTTGGGACGATTGCACAAGGTGGAGAAACAG gtgggcgggatgGATCGTAAACTGGACTTCCTGGTGAACGTCTACACCACACGCTTGGGCATCCCACGCTCCGAAACCGAGGCCTTTTTGGGCTTCAAGATTCCTGAGCCGGCCCCGCCTTACCATAGTCCAGAGGAAAAGAGTGAGAAAGCGCAAGACGACAAAGAAGACAAGACCACGTCTGTGGCGGAGCCCACCTCGGGCCAGTGTCGTCCATCTACCTCCTGGCAACAGCAGCACAGCACGCAGCCTCTCGCTGTGCCCCTGTGGAACAGCAGCCGCGGGGTGTCGCCCGCGGGGACGGACGACCCCTCCCTCTACCGCCTCCCGCCCCCGCCCGGCCTCGACTGCGGGGAGAATGGGCGGGTGCGCCGGCCCAGGCGGCTGAGGCCTCAGCCGGGCATCGAGAGCGACACGTCCGTCTCTATTCCTTCAGTGGACCACGAGGAGCTCGAGCGCTCGTTTAGTGGTTTCAGCATCTCGCAGGCCCGGGAGGAGTACAACCTCCCACCTGTGAGCATGCGCTTCTACAGGGGAGGAGAGGGCATCACGCACACCCCGGTCAGGCCATACCTGGCCGAGGCAGAGTCGGACACAGACTCGGACCTTTATTCGCCAGTAGCTCCATCTATTTCTTTTACTGGGGAGGGAGTCTTTGGAGACAGGAGCTGGTCAGGCCTCAAATAG
- the kcnq2a gene encoding potassium voltage-gated channel, KQT-like subfamily, member 2a isoform X3 gives MVKKPANGEVCHPSPGDKKLKVGFVGFDPGAAETNRDGALLIAGSETPKQSIILCRPRSSISDGRRARKKNGGYRKLQNFLYNALERPRGWAFIYHAYVFLLVFSCLVLSVFATIKEFKKNSESALYILEIVTIVVFGVEYIIRMWAAGCCCRYRGWRGRLKFARKPFCIIDIMVLCASLSVLAAGSQGNVFATSAIRSLRFLQILRMLRMDRRAGTWKLLGSVIYAHSKELITAWYIGFLCLILASFLVYSVEKDDNAEMFETYADALWWGLITLTTIGYGDKFPITWYGRLIAATFSMIGVAFFALPAGILGSGFALKVQEQHRQKHFEKRRNPAASLIQTAWRFYATNLSRTDLVSTWAFYEETISIPLYRLIPPLNQLDLMRSLKGKSGFKLERKDSQPEPSPSRKMSIKEKVFHSPSKNAGGKETKSPGPEDAVGDSPSKVQKSWNLLERKNSKHSFKFKEGARQTNEEASLPEECGDDKPYVFLQELSPALKATIRSICIMQFMVSKRRFKESLRPYDVMDVIEQYSAGHMDMLARIKNLQSRIDLILGPPAPSTPRHKKVDQIVGKGTLSGDKEMADDFSMLGRLHKVEKQVGGMDRKLDFLVNVYTTRLGIPRSETEAFLGFKIPEPAPPYHSPEEKSEKAQDDKEDKTTSVAEPTSGQCRPSTSWQQQHSTQPLAVPLWNSSRGVSPAGTDDPSLYRLPPPPGLDCGENGRVRRPRRLRPQPGIESDTSVSIPSVDHEELERSFSGFSISQAREEYNLPPVSMRFYRGGEGITHTPVRPYLAEAESDTDSDLYSPVAPSISFTGEGVFGDRSWSGLK, from the exons ATGGTGAAAAAACCTGCTAACGGTGAAGTTTGCCACCCTTCGCCAGGGGATAAAAAATTGAAAGTCGGGTTTGTTGGATTCGACCCCGGGGCTGCGGAGACGAACCGAGACGGGGCACTACTCATAGCCGGTTCCGAGACTCCGAAACAAAGCATCATTTTATGTAGACCACGCTCCAGCATATCCGATGGACGAAGGGCTCGTAAAAAAAACGGAGGCTATCGAAAGCTGCAAAATTTTCTTTACAACGCGCTGGAAAGACCCCGGGGCTGGGCGTTCATTTACCATGCATATGT CTTTCTGCTGGTGTTCTCCTGTCTTGTCCTCTCCGTGTTTGCTACTATAAAAGAATTCAAAAAAAACTCTGAGAGTGCCTTGTACATTCTG GAAATAGTGACCATcgtggtgtttggtgtggagTACATCATTCGAATGTGGGCTGCTGGCTGCTGCTGTCGCTACAGAGGATGGAGAGGAAGGTTGAAATTCGCTCGAAAGCCCTTCTGCATTATAG ACATCATGGTGCTGTGCGCCTCCCTGTCCGTGTTGGCCGCCGGCTCACAGGGGAACGTGTTCGCCACATCCGCCATACGAAGCTTGAGGTTCCTCCAGATCCTCCGTATGCTACGCATGGACCGTCGAGCAGGCACATGGAAACTGCTGGGATCTGTGATCTATGCGCacagcaag GAGCTCATCACTGCTTGGTACATTGGTTTCCTCTGTCTCATCCTGGCCTCTTTCCTGGTCTACTCAGTGGAGAAGGATGATAACGCGGAAATGTTTGAGACCTATGCTGACGCCCTCTGGTGGGGGTTG ATCACTTTGACCACTATTGGCTATGGGGACAAGTTTCCCATCACATGGTATGGACGTCTGATTGCTGCAACCTTTAGCATGATCGGTGTGGCTTTCTTTGCGCTCCCAGCG gGTATTCTAGGATCAGGGTTTGCCTTGAAGGTGCAGGAGCAGCACAGGCAGAAGCACTTTGAGAAGCGACGGAACCCTGCTGCAAGCCTTATTCAG ACTGCCTGGAGATTTTATGCAACGAACCTCTCACGAACCGATCTGGTGTCAACCTGGGCATTCTATGAAGAAACTATTTCAATCCCACTCTACAG GTTAATTCCTCCTCTCAATCAGCTAGACCTCATGCGCAGTCTGAAGGGCAAATCAGGATTCAAGTTGGAGAG gaAGGACAGTCAGCCTGAACCTTCTCCCAG CCGTAAGATGAGCATAAAAGAAAAAGTGTTCCACAGCCCCTCTAAGAATGCAGGGGGTAAGGAGACAAAATCACCTGGACCAGAAGACGCGGTAGGGGACAGTCCTAGCAAAGTGCAAAAAAGCTGGAACCTCCTGGAGCGGAAAAACTCCAAACATTCATTCAAGTTCAAAGAAGGTGCCCGCCAAACCAACGAAG AGGCAAGTCTCCCTGAGGAATGTGGAGATGATAAACCCTATGTTTTTCTGCAAGAGCTGTCTCCTGCTTTGAAGGCAACCATAAGATCAATCTG CATCATGCAATTTATGGTGtctaagaggaggtttaaagAGAGCTTGAGGCCTTATGACGTTATGGATGTGATAGAGCAGTATTCTGCAGGCCATATGGACATGTTGGCCCGCATCAAGAACCTGCAGTCCAG GATAGATTTGATTTTGGGCCCCCCTGCCCCTTCGACCCCTCGCCATAAGAA GGTGGACCAGATAGTAGGGAAGGGAACATTGTCTGGGGATAAGGAAATGGCAGATGATTTCAGCATGTTGGGACGATTGCACAAGGTGGAGAAACAG gtgggcgggatgGATCGTAAACTGGACTTCCTGGTGAACGTCTACACCACACGCTTGGGCATCCCACGCTCCGAAACCGAGGCCTTTTTGGGCTTCAAGATTCCTGAGCCGGCCCCGCCTTACCATAGTCCAGAGGAAAAGAGTGAGAAAGCGCAAGACGACAAAGAAGACAAGACCACGTCTGTGGCGGAGCCCACCTCGGGCCAGTGTCGTCCATCTACCTCCTGGCAACAGCAGCACAGCACGCAGCCTCTCGCTGTGCCCCTGTGGAACAGCAGCCGCGGGGTGTCGCCCGCGGGGACGGACGACCCCTCCCTCTACCGCCTCCCGCCCCCGCCCGGCCTCGACTGCGGGGAGAATGGGCGGGTGCGCCGGCCCAGGCGGCTGAGGCCTCAGCCGGGCATCGAGAGCGACACGTCCGTCTCTATTCCTTCAGTGGACCACGAGGAGCTCGAGCGCTCGTTTAGTGGTTTCAGCATCTCGCAGGCCCGGGAGGAGTACAACCTCCCACCTGTGAGCATGCGCTTCTACAGGGGAGGAGAGGGCATCACGCACACCCCGGTCAGGCCATACCTGGCCGAGGCAGAGTCGGACACAGACTCGGACCTTTATTCGCCAGTAGCTCCATCTATTTCTTTTACTGGGGAGGGAGTCTTTGGAGACAGGAGCTGGTCAGGCCTCAAATAG
- the kcnq2a gene encoding potassium voltage-gated channel, KQT-like subfamily, member 2a isoform X7, with protein MVKKPANGEVCHPSPGDKKLKVGFVGFDPGAAETNRDGALLIAGSETPKQSIILCRPRSSISDGRRARKKNGGYRKLQNFLYNALERPRGWAFIYHAYVFLLVFSCLVLSVFATIKEFKKNSESALYILEIVTIVVFGVEYIIRMWAAGCCCRYRGWRGRLKFARKPFCIIDIMVLCASLSVLAAGSQGNVFATSAIRSLRFLQILRMLRMDRRAGTWKLLGSVIYAHSKELITAWYIGFLCLILASFLVYSVEKDDNAEMFETYADALWWGLITLTTIGYGDKFPITWYGRLIAATFSMIGVAFFALPAGILGSGFALKVQEQHRQKHFEKRRNPAASLIQTAWRFYATNLSRTDLVSTWAFYEETISIPLYRLIPPLNQLDLMRSLKGKSGFKLERKDSQPEPSPSRKMSIKEKVFHSPSKNAGGKETKSPGPEDAVGDSPSKVQKSWNLLERKNSKHSFKFKEGARQTNEVLIEMQDEDFGMKNSPAIAGLIKASLPEECGDDKPYVFLQELSPALKATIRSICIMQFMVSKRRFKESLRPYDVMDVIEQYSAGHMDMLARIKNLQSRIDLILGPPAPSTPRHKKVDQIVGKGTLSGDKEMADDFSMLGRLHKVEKQLLRWAGWIVNWTSW; from the exons ATGGTGAAAAAACCTGCTAACGGTGAAGTTTGCCACCCTTCGCCAGGGGATAAAAAATTGAAAGTCGGGTTTGTTGGATTCGACCCCGGGGCTGCGGAGACGAACCGAGACGGGGCACTACTCATAGCCGGTTCCGAGACTCCGAAACAAAGCATCATTTTATGTAGACCACGCTCCAGCATATCCGATGGACGAAGGGCTCGTAAAAAAAACGGAGGCTATCGAAAGCTGCAAAATTTTCTTTACAACGCGCTGGAAAGACCCCGGGGCTGGGCGTTCATTTACCATGCATATGT CTTTCTGCTGGTGTTCTCCTGTCTTGTCCTCTCCGTGTTTGCTACTATAAAAGAATTCAAAAAAAACTCTGAGAGTGCCTTGTACATTCTG GAAATAGTGACCATcgtggtgtttggtgtggagTACATCATTCGAATGTGGGCTGCTGGCTGCTGCTGTCGCTACAGAGGATGGAGAGGAAGGTTGAAATTCGCTCGAAAGCCCTTCTGCATTATAG ACATCATGGTGCTGTGCGCCTCCCTGTCCGTGTTGGCCGCCGGCTCACAGGGGAACGTGTTCGCCACATCCGCCATACGAAGCTTGAGGTTCCTCCAGATCCTCCGTATGCTACGCATGGACCGTCGAGCAGGCACATGGAAACTGCTGGGATCTGTGATCTATGCGCacagcaag GAGCTCATCACTGCTTGGTACATTGGTTTCCTCTGTCTCATCCTGGCCTCTTTCCTGGTCTACTCAGTGGAGAAGGATGATAACGCGGAAATGTTTGAGACCTATGCTGACGCCCTCTGGTGGGGGTTG ATCACTTTGACCACTATTGGCTATGGGGACAAGTTTCCCATCACATGGTATGGACGTCTGATTGCTGCAACCTTTAGCATGATCGGTGTGGCTTTCTTTGCGCTCCCAGCG gGTATTCTAGGATCAGGGTTTGCCTTGAAGGTGCAGGAGCAGCACAGGCAGAAGCACTTTGAGAAGCGACGGAACCCTGCTGCAAGCCTTATTCAG ACTGCCTGGAGATTTTATGCAACGAACCTCTCACGAACCGATCTGGTGTCAACCTGGGCATTCTATGAAGAAACTATTTCAATCCCACTCTACAG GTTAATTCCTCCTCTCAATCAGCTAGACCTCATGCGCAGTCTGAAGGGCAAATCAGGATTCAAGTTGGAGAG gaAGGACAGTCAGCCTGAACCTTCTCCCAG CCGTAAGATGAGCATAAAAGAAAAAGTGTTCCACAGCCCCTCTAAGAATGCAGGGGGTAAGGAGACAAAATCACCTGGACCAGAAGACGCGGTAGGGGACAGTCCTAGCAAAGTGCAAAAAAGCTGGAACCTCCTGGAGCGGAAAAACTCCAAACATTCATTCAAGTTCAAAGAAGGTGCCCGCCAAACCAACGAAG tgctgaTTGAGATGCAGGATGAAGACTTCGGAATGAAGAACTCTCCAG CAATTGCGGGGTTGATCA AGGCAAGTCTCCCTGAGGAATGTGGAGATGATAAACCCTATGTTTTTCTGCAAGAGCTGTCTCCTGCTTTGAAGGCAACCATAAGATCAATCTG CATCATGCAATTTATGGTGtctaagaggaggtttaaagAGAGCTTGAGGCCTTATGACGTTATGGATGTGATAGAGCAGTATTCTGCAGGCCATATGGACATGTTGGCCCGCATCAAGAACCTGCAGTCCAG GATAGATTTGATTTTGGGCCCCCCTGCCCCTTCGACCCCTCGCCATAAGAA GGTGGACCAGATAGTAGGGAAGGGAACATTGTCTGGGGATAAGGAAATGGCAGATGATTTCAGCATGTTGGGACGATTGCACAAGGTGGAGAAACAG ctcctcaggtgggcgggatgGATCGTAAACTGGACTTCCTGGTGA
- the kcnq2a gene encoding potassium voltage-gated channel, KQT-like subfamily, member 2a isoform X8, whose product MVKKPANGEVCHPSPGDKKLKVGFVGFDPGAAETNRDGALLIAGSETPKQSIILCRPRSSISDGRRARKKNGGYRKLQNFLYNALERPRGWAFIYHAYVFLLVFSCLVLSVFATIKEFKKNSESALYILEIVTIVVFGVEYIIRMWAAGCCCRYRGWRGRLKFARKPFCIIDIMVLCASLSVLAAGSQGNVFATSAIRSLRFLQILRMLRMDRRAGTWKLLGSVIYAHSKELITAWYIGFLCLILASFLVYSVEKDDNAEMFETYADALWWGLITLTTIGYGDKFPITWYGRLIAATFSMIGVAFFALPAGILGSGFALKVQEQHRQKHFEKRRNPAASLIQTAWRFYATNLSRTDLVSTWAFYEETISIPLYRLIPPLNQLDLMRSLKGKSGFKLERKDSQPEPSPSRKMSIKEKVFHSPSKNAGGKETKSPGPEDAVGDSPSKVQKSWNLLERKNSKHSFKFKEGARQTNEVLIEMQDEDFGMKNSPAIAGLIKASLPEECGDDKPYVFLQELSPALKATIRSICIMQFMVSKRRFKESLRPYDVMDVIEQYSAGHMDMLARIKNLQSRVDQIVGKGTLSGDKEMADDFSMLGRLHKVEKQLLRWAGWIVNWTSW is encoded by the exons ATGGTGAAAAAACCTGCTAACGGTGAAGTTTGCCACCCTTCGCCAGGGGATAAAAAATTGAAAGTCGGGTTTGTTGGATTCGACCCCGGGGCTGCGGAGACGAACCGAGACGGGGCACTACTCATAGCCGGTTCCGAGACTCCGAAACAAAGCATCATTTTATGTAGACCACGCTCCAGCATATCCGATGGACGAAGGGCTCGTAAAAAAAACGGAGGCTATCGAAAGCTGCAAAATTTTCTTTACAACGCGCTGGAAAGACCCCGGGGCTGGGCGTTCATTTACCATGCATATGT CTTTCTGCTGGTGTTCTCCTGTCTTGTCCTCTCCGTGTTTGCTACTATAAAAGAATTCAAAAAAAACTCTGAGAGTGCCTTGTACATTCTG GAAATAGTGACCATcgtggtgtttggtgtggagTACATCATTCGAATGTGGGCTGCTGGCTGCTGCTGTCGCTACAGAGGATGGAGAGGAAGGTTGAAATTCGCTCGAAAGCCCTTCTGCATTATAG ACATCATGGTGCTGTGCGCCTCCCTGTCCGTGTTGGCCGCCGGCTCACAGGGGAACGTGTTCGCCACATCCGCCATACGAAGCTTGAGGTTCCTCCAGATCCTCCGTATGCTACGCATGGACCGTCGAGCAGGCACATGGAAACTGCTGGGATCTGTGATCTATGCGCacagcaag GAGCTCATCACTGCTTGGTACATTGGTTTCCTCTGTCTCATCCTGGCCTCTTTCCTGGTCTACTCAGTGGAGAAGGATGATAACGCGGAAATGTTTGAGACCTATGCTGACGCCCTCTGGTGGGGGTTG ATCACTTTGACCACTATTGGCTATGGGGACAAGTTTCCCATCACATGGTATGGACGTCTGATTGCTGCAACCTTTAGCATGATCGGTGTGGCTTTCTTTGCGCTCCCAGCG gGTATTCTAGGATCAGGGTTTGCCTTGAAGGTGCAGGAGCAGCACAGGCAGAAGCACTTTGAGAAGCGACGGAACCCTGCTGCAAGCCTTATTCAG ACTGCCTGGAGATTTTATGCAACGAACCTCTCACGAACCGATCTGGTGTCAACCTGGGCATTCTATGAAGAAACTATTTCAATCCCACTCTACAG GTTAATTCCTCCTCTCAATCAGCTAGACCTCATGCGCAGTCTGAAGGGCAAATCAGGATTCAAGTTGGAGAG gaAGGACAGTCAGCCTGAACCTTCTCCCAG CCGTAAGATGAGCATAAAAGAAAAAGTGTTCCACAGCCCCTCTAAGAATGCAGGGGGTAAGGAGACAAAATCACCTGGACCAGAAGACGCGGTAGGGGACAGTCCTAGCAAAGTGCAAAAAAGCTGGAACCTCCTGGAGCGGAAAAACTCCAAACATTCATTCAAGTTCAAAGAAGGTGCCCGCCAAACCAACGAAG tgctgaTTGAGATGCAGGATGAAGACTTCGGAATGAAGAACTCTCCAG CAATTGCGGGGTTGATCA AGGCAAGTCTCCCTGAGGAATGTGGAGATGATAAACCCTATGTTTTTCTGCAAGAGCTGTCTCCTGCTTTGAAGGCAACCATAAGATCAATCTG CATCATGCAATTTATGGTGtctaagaggaggtttaaagAGAGCTTGAGGCCTTATGACGTTATGGATGTGATAGAGCAGTATTCTGCAGGCCATATGGACATGTTGGCCCGCATCAAGAACCTGCAGTCCAG GGTGGACCAGATAGTAGGGAAGGGAACATTGTCTGGGGATAAGGAAATGGCAGATGATTTCAGCATGTTGGGACGATTGCACAAGGTGGAGAAACAG ctcctcaggtgggcgggatgGATCGTAAACTGGACTTCCTGGTGA